Within the Pseudomonadota bacterium genome, the region ACGGCAGAACATGAAACGTTCGGGGCGCTGCTGCCCGAAGGTGTTGCAGCCACCACGCTATCATCGGTGATGGGCAGCCCGGAGGATCATCTGGGTACCACGGTGGTCGTCAATACCCGGGTGGATAAGGTCTGTCAGAAGAAAGGCTGCTTCTTCATCGCTCAGGACGGTGAGTCAATGGTACGGGTGTCGTTTGTGGACTACAGCTTCTTTGTCCCCACCGATATCGCCGGAAGACAGGTGACGCTCGCCGGGGAGCTGACGCCGCGAGAATTGACGGAAGCTGAGGCCGCGCACTACCGCGAGGACGTTGGCGGCGCATCAGGCGGAATGGAAGCTGGGCTCGTCTACGAAATCGTCGCCACCAGCGTTCAGGTGCCGCGGAGCTGAGCGGAAACGCCCTGGCCCACAGCGGTTGGGCCAGACCAAGCAATCTCTGATGTCCGATACTCATCAAGGCGTCCTCGGCGCCATTGGCAACACGCCGCTGCTGCGCCTTAACCACGCCTCGGCCGAAACCGGCTGCGAGATTTTTGGCAAAGCGGAGTTCCTCAATCCAGGCATGTCGGTCAAGGATCGGCC harbors:
- a CDS encoding DUF4920 domain-containing protein — translated: MLNLRAPIALAYALAGLLLTASASFAQEAVRLSKPVAVTAEHETFGALLPEGVAATTLSSVMGSPEDHLGTTVVVNTRVDKVCQKKGCFFIAQDGESMVRVSFVDYSFFVPTDIAGRQVTLAGELTPRELTEAEAAHYREDVGGASGGMEAGLVYEIVATSVQVPRS